From the Sphingomonas phyllosphaerae 5.2 genome, one window contains:
- a CDS encoding nitrate reductase, producing the protein MDTAIRTTCAYCGVGCGIRATVTGERQVRIEGDPDHPANHGRLCSKGTHLGETVGLDGRLLHPMIGNRRATWDKAVDHVARRFRETIARHGPGSVAFYVSGQLLTEDYYVANKLMKGFIGTANIDTNSRLCMSSAVAGHVRAFGEDVVPASYDDLDGADLIVLVGSNTAWCHPVVYQRVRARCAAGAKLVVIDPRRTETAEEADLHLAIRPGSDVALMNGALEWCRAAGVLDDAFLAAHVATPDGFWDALGAGNDLWSVARSCDVPAADLRRFYELFAATPRTVTMFSQGINQALAGTDQVNAIINLHLATGRIGKPGAAPFSITGQPNAMGGREVGGLATTLAAHMDFAPENRALVQRFWASPTIAEKPGLKAVDLFRAVGEGRIKALWIMATNPAVSMPDAARVREALAACPFVVVSDVVADTDTGAFAHVRLPAAAWGEKDGTVTNSERTVSRQRALFPLPGEARPDWWIMAQVAQRMGWKSAFDYDRPADIWREHVRLSQYGNGGQRMFALPGQGGGGNAGYDELAPFRWGGTPFADGRFATPDGRARLVAVTQKPLPAALPKWPMTLNTGRYRDHWHTMTRTGLSPKLARHRAEPLVAVHPDDAARLGIDDGGLARVATPQGDSVYRVAVDDAQRPGELFVPIHWTDQTSSGGRTGLLPRPLADPLSGQPGFKATPAAIAPVTTRWRGFALFAGEPAKRPDCVWATRVAVPSGSLWELAGDAGIDALLPSGERIEAVDRARGTQRIAVLRDGRLIAALFLTETGELPGRDWLIAQLAEAQAAPTLLAGRAPGAAVERGAIVCACFDIGVRTIVAAIRDQRLADVAAIGAALGAGTNCGSCRPALAKLIAEETIHAA; encoded by the coding sequence ATGGACACCGCGATCCGCACCACCTGCGCCTATTGTGGTGTCGGCTGCGGCATCCGCGCGACCGTCACCGGCGAACGGCAGGTACGGATCGAGGGTGACCCGGACCATCCCGCCAACCACGGCCGGCTGTGCTCGAAGGGCACGCACCTCGGCGAGACGGTCGGGCTGGACGGTCGTTTGCTCCATCCGATGATCGGCAATCGCCGCGCGACATGGGACAAGGCGGTCGATCACGTGGCGCGGCGCTTTCGTGAGACGATCGCGCGGCACGGCCCGGGCAGCGTCGCCTTCTACGTCTCGGGGCAGTTGCTGACCGAGGATTATTACGTCGCCAACAAGCTGATGAAGGGCTTCATCGGCACCGCCAACATCGACACCAACTCGCGGCTGTGCATGTCGAGCGCGGTCGCCGGGCATGTCCGTGCCTTCGGCGAGGACGTGGTGCCGGCCAGCTACGACGATCTCGACGGCGCCGACCTGATCGTGCTGGTCGGATCGAACACCGCATGGTGCCACCCGGTCGTCTACCAGCGGGTCCGCGCGCGCTGCGCCGCCGGTGCGAAGCTGGTGGTGATCGACCCGCGCCGCACCGAAACCGCGGAGGAGGCCGACCTGCACCTCGCGATCCGCCCGGGCAGCGACGTGGCGCTGATGAACGGCGCGCTGGAATGGTGTCGCGCGGCGGGGGTGCTGGACGACGCCTTCCTTGCCGCGCATGTCGCGACGCCGGACGGCTTCTGGGACGCGCTGGGCGCGGGGAACGATCTGTGGTCGGTCGCGCGCAGCTGCGACGTGCCCGCCGCCGACCTGCGCCGCTTCTACGAATTGTTCGCCGCTACGCCACGCACCGTCACGATGTTCAGCCAGGGGATCAACCAGGCGCTGGCCGGCACCGATCAGGTCAATGCGATCATCAACCTCCACCTCGCCACCGGGCGGATCGGCAAGCCGGGAGCCGCGCCCTTTTCGATCACCGGACAGCCCAATGCGATGGGGGGGCGCGAGGTCGGCGGACTCGCTACGACACTGGCGGCGCACATGGATTTCGCGCCCGAGAACCGCGCATTGGTGCAGCGCTTCTGGGCCTCGCCGACGATCGCGGAAAAGCCGGGGCTGAAGGCGGTCGACCTGTTCCGCGCGGTCGGCGAAGGGCGGATCAAGGCGCTGTGGATCATGGCGACCAATCCGGCGGTGTCGATGCCGGATGCGGCGCGCGTGCGTGAGGCGCTGGCGGCATGTCCGTTCGTGGTCGTCTCCGACGTGGTTGCGGACACCGATACCGGCGCCTTCGCGCACGTGCGGCTGCCCGCGGCGGCATGGGGCGAAAAGGACGGCACCGTCACCAATTCGGAACGGACCGTCAGTCGCCAGCGCGCGCTGTTCCCGCTGCCGGGCGAGGCGCGGCCGGACTGGTGGATCATGGCGCAGGTCGCGCAGCGGATGGGCTGGAAATCCGCCTTCGACTACGATCGCCCGGCCGACATCTGGCGCGAGCATGTCCGCCTGTCGCAGTACGGCAATGGTGGACAGCGGATGTTCGCATTGCCGGGACAGGGCGGCGGCGGCAACGCCGGCTACGACGAGCTGGCGCCGTTCCGCTGGGGCGGGACGCCGTTCGCGGACGGCCGCTTCGCGACGCCGGACGGGCGGGCGCGGCTGGTGGCGGTGACGCAGAAGCCGTTGCCAGCGGCGTTGCCGAAATGGCCGATGACGCTCAACACCGGACGTTACCGCGATCACTGGCACACGATGACCCGCACCGGGCTCAGCCCGAAACTGGCACGTCACCGCGCCGAGCCGCTGGTGGCGGTGCATCCCGACGACGCCGCGCGGCTGGGGATCGACGACGGCGGGCTGGCGCGCGTCGCCACGCCGCAGGGTGACAGCGTCTACCGCGTCGCCGTCGACGATGCGCAGCGCCCCGGCGAGCTGTTCGTGCCGATCCACTGGACCGACCAGACGTCGAGCGGCGGGCGGACCGGGTTGCTGCCCCGCCCGCTCGCCGATCCGCTTTCGGGGCAACCCGGCTTCAAGGCGACGCCGGCGGCGATCGCGCCCGTGACCACGCGCTGGCGCGGCTTCGCCTTGTTCGCGGGCGAGCCGGCGAAACGGCCCGATTGCGTGTGGGCGACGCGCGTCGCGGTGCCGTCCGGCAGCTTGTGGGAACTGGCCGGCGACGCTGGCATCGACGCGCTCCTGCCGTCGGGCGAGCGGATCGAGGCGGTGGATCGCGCGCGGGGGACGCAGCGGATCGCAGTCCTGCGCGACGGACGGCTGATCGCGGCGCTGTTCCTCACCGAAACCGGCGAGTTGCCCGGACGCGACTGGCTGATCGCACAACTGGCCGAGGCGCAGGCCGCCCCGACCCTGCTGGCGGGCCGCGCACCCGGCGCGGCTGTCGAACGCGGCGCGATCGTCTGCGCCTGTTTCGATATCGGGGTGCGGACCATCGTTGCGGCGATCCGCGATCAGCGTCTGGCCGACGTTGCCGCGATCGGTGCAGCGCTCGGCGCCGGCACCAATTGCGGATCGTGCCGTCCCGCACTCGCCAAGCTCATCGCCGAGGAGACGATCCATGCCGCATGA
- the cobA gene encoding uroporphyrinogen-III C-methyltransferase, with translation MPHDDFPPASVWLVGAGPGDPELLTRKAARLIAAAEVIFYDALVGAGVLDLASPAAERVSVGKRSGRHSKDQATIDALIVAAARDGKRVVRLKGGDPAIFGRTVEEAAACAAAGVPVRICPGITAASAAAAAAGTSLTSRGVARRLSFVTAHARAGEPLDLDWQALAAPDATLAIYMGRAAAATVAQRLIAAGRGADTPVMVVVNASLPGERIIRGRLSSLAFLVDTISDHDPTLLLVGDAVRSPAPVACAPVHVMAQS, from the coding sequence ATGCCGCATGACGATTTCCCGCCCGCCAGCGTGTGGCTGGTCGGCGCCGGCCCCGGTGATCCGGAACTGCTGACGCGCAAGGCGGCTCGGCTGATCGCAGCGGCGGAAGTGATCTTCTACGACGCGCTGGTCGGGGCGGGGGTGCTCGATCTCGCCTCGCCGGCTGCCGAGCGGGTCAGCGTCGGCAAGCGATCGGGACGCCATTCGAAGGACCAGGCGACGATCGATGCGTTGATCGTCGCGGCGGCGCGCGACGGCAAGCGCGTGGTGCGGCTGAAGGGCGGCGATCCGGCGATCTTCGGCCGGACCGTGGAGGAAGCCGCCGCCTGTGCCGCTGCCGGGGTTCCGGTGCGGATCTGTCCCGGCATCACCGCCGCGAGCGCCGCCGCCGCCGCCGCCGGTACGTCGCTCACGTCGCGCGGCGTCGCACGCCGGCTCTCCTTCGTGACTGCCCACGCGCGTGCCGGCGAGCCGCTCGATCTCGACTGGCAGGCACTCGCGGCACCCGATGCGACGCTCGCGATCTACATGGGACGTGCCGCAGCGGCGACGGTGGCGCAGCGGTTGATCGCGGCGGGACGCGGTGCGGACACGCCGGTGATGGTCGTGGTCAACGCCTCCTTGCCTGGCGAGCGGATCATCCGCGGACGACTGTCGTCGCTCGCCTTCCTTGTCGACACGATAAGCGACCACGACCCGACCTTGCTGTTGGTCGGCGATGCGGTGCGTTCGCCAGCGCCGGTGGCCTGCGCTCCCGTGCACGTGATGGCGCAGTCGTGA
- a CDS encoding response regulator: MPQQEPITRLPVLIVEDEPILRLDAIDMVEHAGFEAVTSTSVEDAIRILERRADIRIVYMDLDMPRGVRGIEIAAAIRDRWPPIEIVLTSASFARADLDLPVRSEFYPKPVLHREVTEAMRRMARHVA; the protein is encoded by the coding sequence ATGCCGCAGCAAGAACCGATCACGCGCCTTCCCGTGCTTATCGTCGAGGACGAGCCGATCCTGCGCCTGGACGCGATCGACATGGTCGAGCATGCCGGGTTCGAGGCCGTCACCTCGACCAGCGTCGAGGACGCGATCCGCATCCTGGAGCGCCGCGCCGACATCCGCATCGTCTACATGGACCTCGACATGCCGCGCGGCGTGCGTGGGATCGAGATCGCGGCCGCGATCCGCGACCGCTGGCCGCCGATCGAGATCGTGCTCACCTCGGCCAGCTTCGCCAGGGCCGATCTCGATCTGCCGGTCCGTTCGGAATTCTACCCGAAGCCGGTCCTGCATCGCGAAGTGACCGAAGCCATGCGCCGAATGGCGCGCCACGTTGCATGA
- a CDS encoding PAS domain-containing sensor histidine kinase yields MIDLLRRYDWSATPLGARADWPFSLRTTVDLMMASGHAMCLASGPERTLLYNDAYAAVLGARHPAAFGMRLEEIWSDVWSEIGPLVARTFAGETATFHDMPLTMTRNGFPEQTWWSFSYSPVRDDRGAVAGLLNVTTETTGRVIAEQERDKAIAELRRSEGQWRRLFETMEEGFILGAVLRDDAGRIIDWRYEEVNDAWYDLVGIARGGAIGRTIREVFPGIEDEWVLEFASVVEAGEPVRFTRQVGSLGRWYDGVAKAAGGDYFTVLFTEVTDRVRREQRQSAIITLGDRLQALASVDDMVAATATILADSFEVPVVDYDDIEAGAASVAIGGMVLTPFVEDLRAGRAIMKRDGMAPFVVMPVVERGTLVALLHVSSAAPRDWSAEEVQFLRDVAHRLRAAVERLRAAERQEILNGELSHRVKNTLSVVQAIAMQTLSSQIDRGSMEAFGNRLKALAAAHDVLLTRSWAAAEIADVVQATLASFPADRVRVNGPELPIGARTAMSLSLLIHELATNAVKHGALSVPAGHVLIDWAINEGQLEMRWVERGGPPAIAPTRRGFGSRIINMGLTGSGDVKLHYASDGLTVEMTAPVRQVQQA; encoded by the coding sequence ATGATCGACTTGCTGCGCCGGTACGATTGGAGCGCCACCCCGCTCGGTGCACGTGCCGACTGGCCATTCAGCCTGCGCACGACGGTGGACCTGATGATGGCGTCCGGCCACGCGATGTGCCTCGCCTCGGGACCGGAGCGGACGTTGCTCTACAACGACGCGTACGCCGCAGTGCTGGGCGCGCGGCATCCGGCGGCGTTCGGCATGCGCCTCGAGGAGATATGGTCGGACGTGTGGTCGGAGATCGGGCCGCTGGTCGCGCGCACCTTCGCGGGCGAGACGGCGACCTTTCATGACATGCCGCTGACGATGACCCGCAACGGTTTTCCCGAGCAGACGTGGTGGAGCTTCTCCTACTCGCCGGTACGCGACGATCGCGGAGCGGTGGCGGGGCTGCTGAACGTCACGACGGAAACGACCGGGCGCGTGATCGCCGAACAGGAACGCGACAAGGCCATCGCCGAACTGCGGCGCAGCGAGGGCCAGTGGCGTCGCCTGTTCGAGACGATGGAGGAAGGCTTCATTCTGGGCGCAGTGCTCCGCGACGATGCGGGCCGGATTATCGACTGGCGCTACGAAGAGGTGAACGACGCGTGGTACGACCTCGTCGGGATTGCACGCGGCGGCGCGATCGGGCGCACGATCCGCGAAGTTTTTCCGGGGATCGAGGACGAATGGGTATTGGAGTTCGCCTCCGTCGTCGAAGCCGGCGAGCCGGTGCGCTTCACCCGGCAGGTCGGTTCGCTTGGCCGCTGGTACGACGGGGTCGCCAAGGCAGCTGGTGGCGACTATTTCACGGTGCTGTTCACCGAGGTGACCGACCGCGTCCGCCGCGAGCAGCGGCAGTCGGCGATCATCACGCTGGGTGACCGATTGCAGGCGCTGGCCTCCGTCGACGACATGGTGGCGGCCACCGCCACGATCCTGGCCGATTCATTCGAAGTGCCGGTCGTGGATTACGACGACATCGAGGCCGGCGCAGCGTCGGTCGCGATCGGCGGCATGGTCCTGACGCCGTTCGTCGAGGATCTGCGCGCCGGCCGCGCGATCATGAAGCGCGATGGCATGGCCCCGTTCGTGGTGATGCCGGTCGTCGAGCGCGGAACGCTCGTCGCGCTGCTCCACGTCAGCAGCGCGGCCCCCCGCGACTGGAGCGCGGAGGAGGTGCAGTTCCTCCGCGACGTCGCGCATCGCCTGCGCGCCGCGGTCGAGCGGCTGCGGGCGGCCGAGCGTCAGGAAATACTGAATGGCGAACTGTCACACCGGGTGAAAAACACGCTGAGCGTGGTGCAGGCGATCGCGATGCAGACGCTGTCCAGCCAGATCGACCGCGGCTCGATGGAAGCGTTCGGCAACCGATTGAAGGCGCTGGCGGCGGCGCACGACGTACTGCTGACGCGAAGCTGGGCGGCCGCGGAGATCGCAGATGTCGTGCAGGCGACACTGGCCTCCTTCCCCGCCGACCGTGTGCGCGTGAATGGCCCCGAACTGCCGATCGGTGCGCGCACCGCGATGTCGCTGTCGCTGCTGATCCACGAACTGGCCACCAACGCCGTCAAGCACGGTGCCCTCAGCGTGCCCGCGGGGCATGTCCTGATCGATTGGGCGATCAATGAAGGGCAACTCGAAATGCGTTGGGTCGAACGCGGCGGCCCGCCCGCGATCGCGCCGACGCGGCGCGGATTCGGCTCGCGGATCATCAACATGGGTCTAACCGGGTCGGGAGACGTTAAGCTGCACTATGCTAGTGACGGCCTGACCGTCGAGATGACAGCGCCGGTTCGCCAGGTGCAGCAGGCCTGA
- a CDS encoding chloride channel protein, with protein sequence MPIIAPSRRRWTIRRARALLRSRGPTSLMFRRRVAVVAGAVAIGVIAVLFAAAADTAGEWFERFSRSWCRITLVTTPLGFMALVWLTRRVAPAARGSGIPQVIAARTLPDLGVATLLTMRTAIVKVGLTLVAILTGASVGREGPTVQLAAATMALSHRWLRVPMRASVVIASGAAGVAAAFNTPLAGILFAIEELAAAYEQRVTLLVLSLIVIAGMVAQSLVGDYVYFGAIGATIPLKSAVLIAPVAGIVGGAAGGLFSRLTLAVALADHPVSRFARRRPLAFAGSCGLVVAVLGVVTGLTWGTGYTAAHAMIVGIDAPLWFGPAKFASTLATAVAGLPGGIFAPSLAVGAGVGNLLRAAFPDGPASAIVILGMVAYFAGVVRAPLTAVIILAETTGSRGLMLPMFASAFVADWASTQVCREKLYHGLSRTFAPAR encoded by the coding sequence ATGCCGATCATCGCTCCGAGCCGTCGCCGCTGGACCATCCGGCGCGCCCGCGCACTGCTGCGTTCGCGTGGACCGACATCGCTGATGTTCCGGCGCCGGGTGGCGGTGGTGGCGGGTGCGGTGGCGATCGGTGTCATCGCGGTGCTGTTTGCGGCCGCTGCGGACACGGCGGGGGAATGGTTCGAGCGATTTTCGCGCAGCTGGTGCCGCATAACGCTCGTAACGACGCCGCTCGGCTTCATGGCGCTGGTCTGGTTGACGCGGCGTGTCGCGCCCGCGGCGCGTGGCTCCGGAATCCCGCAGGTGATCGCGGCGCGCACGCTGCCCGACCTGGGCGTCGCGACGCTGCTGACGATGCGCACCGCGATCGTGAAGGTCGGGCTGACGCTCGTCGCGATCCTGACGGGGGCGAGCGTCGGGCGTGAAGGCCCGACCGTGCAGCTTGCCGCGGCGACGATGGCGCTCAGCCATCGTTGGCTGCGCGTGCCGATGCGCGCGTCGGTGGTCATCGCAAGTGGTGCGGCGGGGGTGGCCGCAGCCTTCAACACGCCGCTCGCCGGCATCCTGTTCGCGATCGAGGAACTCGCCGCGGCGTATGAGCAACGGGTGACGCTGCTCGTCCTGTCGCTGATCGTGATTGCGGGCATGGTCGCGCAGAGCCTGGTCGGCGATTACGTCTATTTCGGTGCGATCGGCGCGACGATCCCGCTCAAGAGCGCCGTGCTGATCGCCCCGGTGGCGGGCATCGTCGGCGGCGCGGCAGGCGGGCTGTTCTCGCGACTGACGCTCGCCGTGGCACTCGCCGATCATCCGGTATCGCGGTTCGCGCGCCGGCGTCCGCTGGCGTTCGCCGGGAGCTGTGGGTTGGTCGTCGCGGTGCTGGGCGTGGTGACCGGATTGACATGGGGCACCGGCTATACCGCCGCGCACGCGATGATCGTCGGAATCGACGCGCCGCTGTGGTTCGGCCCCGCCAAGTTCGCCAGTACATTGGCGACCGCGGTCGCGGGATTGCCGGGCGGCATATTCGCGCCGAGCCTGGCGGTCGGCGCAGGCGTCGGCAATCTGCTGCGCGCGGCGTTCCCGGACGGCCCGGCGAGCGCGATCGTGATCCTGGGGATGGTCGCCTATTTCGCGGGCGTCGTCCGCGCCCCGCTGACCGCCGTCATCATCCTCGCCGAGACGACCGGCAGCCGCGGATTGATGTTGCCGATGTTCGCATCGGCGTTCGTGGCGGATTGGGCGAGCACGCAGGTGTGCCGCGAGAAACTGTACCACGGCCTGTCGCGCACGTTCGCACCGGCGCGGTGA
- a CDS encoding TonB-dependent receptor: MTSPFRHARTWQRITAGMGCAIGALIVATPALAQDGTSPEAAGIAAPGQTSTDSAAGDIVVTGIRASIESSAAQKRTASGILDAISSEDLGKFPDANVAESLQRIPGVAIDRSNGEGQSVTVRGLGPQFNTVLFNGRSFASDNFNRSFSFDLIPAELISGAQVYKSAQASLQGGGIGATINIQTPRPLALKEFKGIVSAKALYEKNSEKFTPQLFGLLSDTFADGRLGLLASLSYQKRIASIDSVTNGGYLPRTAVGREGARLFENVYAPRNQDVGNARDVRTRLGATLVGQYEASDTLTFTVDGLYNKFKSDSTTRALGSWFEPSQYTAATIDDNRTITSLTTSGNADFISSGAIRETTTWEAGGNVEWNPSDQFKMVLDATWSRAKNAGGGKSYFAVIGSASPYTFNQAVDGGIGSTSGYGPGVLSDPALGKTHIAGVNGNDITEEVQEYRWNNEFKPDDGVLKAFRFGLARTSRDKNNVPITSADDVGCVYCGYPTFADPSLLTPFTMNGLGAKSGSVPLTFLTFDPRRYLDFLTSPAATSALDSAQKLAPGTTAARYAAVNGYATTPQPSARVKETVYASYADMDFESTIGSMPLFVNVGARYEYTELSSFGQQRQLVDLTPTGGNPPTDPTIYVGVFNSPAGVSITRKSSYSNFLPTANVRLNLTPKLQVRVAAYQTLTRPAIGDLAPTFNTDTLRPATLSASGGNPELKPYRANNADLSVEWYPTSTTTLSAAVFYKKVDDFIIQSFGDERLPILNAGNAQGVRLPAGGLITQTGGQFFGEFSVRRPRNAQSLEIKGLELNVVHTLDWLPGVLSGFGVQANATFVSTNREFDVDQIGQSFAAEGIGNSQNGTVFYEKYGVSARIAYNRRERFLRQLAGGSGNEPIFVRDYGQFDGSVAVNVTPAVQVFVEGTNLFNSKYFTTGRFDNQLLSYQNFGPRYDAGVRFSF; the protein is encoded by the coding sequence ATGACGTCACCATTCCGGCACGCGCGCACGTGGCAGCGTATCACAGCGGGCATGGGGTGCGCCATCGGCGCCTTGATCGTGGCAACGCCGGCACTGGCGCAGGACGGCACGTCGCCGGAAGCCGCCGGCATCGCAGCCCCCGGCCAGACCTCGACCGACAGCGCCGCGGGCGACATCGTCGTCACCGGCATTCGTGCCAGCATCGAATCCTCCGCCGCGCAGAAGCGTACCGCGTCGGGCATCCTCGATGCGATCTCGTCGGAGGATCTCGGCAAGTTCCCCGACGCCAATGTCGCGGAATCGCTCCAGCGTATCCCGGGCGTCGCGATCGACCGCAGCAACGGCGAGGGCCAGTCGGTCACCGTCCGCGGGCTGGGGCCGCAGTTCAACACCGTGCTGTTCAACGGCCGCAGCTTCGCCAGCGACAACTTCAATCGCTCCTTCTCGTTCGACCTGATCCCGGCCGAACTGATCAGCGGTGCGCAGGTCTACAAGAGCGCGCAGGCGTCGCTGCAGGGCGGCGGCATCGGCGCGACGATCAACATCCAGACGCCGCGTCCGCTCGCGCTCAAGGAATTCAAGGGCATCGTCAGCGCCAAGGCACTGTACGAGAAGAACAGCGAAAAATTCACGCCGCAGCTGTTCGGGTTGCTGAGCGACACGTTCGCCGACGGTCGGCTCGGGTTGCTGGCGTCGCTGTCGTACCAGAAGCGTATCGCGTCGATCGATTCCGTCACCAACGGCGGATACCTGCCGCGGACGGCGGTCGGTCGCGAAGGCGCGCGGCTGTTCGAAAACGTCTATGCGCCGCGCAACCAGGACGTCGGCAACGCGCGTGACGTTCGTACCCGGCTGGGCGCGACGCTGGTCGGGCAATACGAGGCCAGCGATACGCTGACCTTCACGGTCGACGGGCTGTACAACAAGTTCAAGAGCGATTCGACGACGCGGGCGCTGGGCAGCTGGTTCGAGCCGTCGCAATATACGGCGGCGACGATCGACGACAACCGCACGATCACCTCGCTGACCACCAGCGGCAACGCCGACTTCATCTCGTCGGGCGCGATCCGCGAGACGACGACGTGGGAAGCCGGCGGCAACGTCGAGTGGAACCCCAGCGACCAGTTCAAGATGGTGCTGGATGCGACGTGGTCGCGCGCCAAGAACGCGGGCGGCGGCAAGTCCTATTTCGCGGTCATCGGCTCGGCCTCGCCCTATACCTTCAATCAGGCCGTGGACGGCGGGATCGGCTCCACCTCCGGCTATGGCCCCGGCGTGCTGAGCGATCCGGCGCTGGGCAAGACGCACATCGCGGGCGTGAACGGCAACGATATCACCGAAGAAGTGCAGGAATATCGCTGGAACAACGAATTCAAGCCGGACGACGGCGTCCTGAAGGCGTTCCGCTTCGGGCTGGCACGCACCTCGCGTGACAAGAACAACGTGCCGATCACGTCCGCCGACGACGTCGGCTGCGTCTATTGCGGCTATCCGACCTTCGCCGATCCGTCGCTGCTGACGCCGTTCACGATGAACGGGCTGGGGGCGAAGAGCGGTTCGGTGCCGCTGACCTTCCTTACCTTCGATCCGCGCCGCTACCTCGATTTCCTGACCAGCCCGGCCGCCACGTCGGCGCTGGACAGCGCGCAGAAGCTGGCGCCCGGGACGACCGCCGCGCGCTATGCCGCGGTCAACGGCTATGCGACGACGCCGCAGCCGTCGGCGCGGGTCAAGGAGACGGTCTATGCCAGCTATGCCGACATGGATTTCGAATCGACCATCGGCAGCATGCCGTTGTTCGTCAACGTCGGCGCGCGCTACGAATATACCGAACTCAGTTCGTTCGGTCAGCAGCGCCAGCTGGTCGATCTGACGCCGACCGGCGGCAATCCGCCGACCGATCCGACGATCTATGTCGGGGTGTTCAACAGCCCGGCCGGCGTATCGATCACGCGCAAGTCGTCGTACAGCAACTTCCTGCCGACCGCGAACGTCCGGCTGAACCTGACGCCGAAGCTGCAGGTGCGCGTCGCGGCCTACCAGACGCTGACCCGCCCCGCGATCGGCGATCTGGCACCCACCTTCAACACCGACACGCTCCGCCCGGCGACGCTGAGCGCCAGCGGCGGCAATCCCGAGTTGAAGCCGTACCGCGCCAACAACGCCGATCTGTCGGTGGAATGGTATCCGACCTCGACGACGACGCTGTCGGCGGCGGTCTTCTACAAGAAGGTCGACGACTTCATCATCCAGAGCTTCGGTGACGAGCGACTTCCGATCCTGAACGCGGGCAACGCGCAGGGCGTGCGGCTGCCGGCCGGCGGGCTGATCACCCAGACCGGCGGACAGTTCTTCGGCGAGTTCAGCGTGCGGCGTCCGCGCAACGCGCAGTCGCTGGAGATCAAGGGGCTCGAATTGAACGTGGTGCACACGCTCGATTGGCTGCCCGGCGTGCTGAGCGGCTTCGGCGTGCAGGCGAACGCCACCTTCGTCAGCACCAACCGCGAATTCGACGTCGACCAGATCGGGCAGTCGTTCGCAGCGGAAGGCATCGGCAATTCGCAGAACGGCACGGTGTTCTACGAGAAATACGGCGTCTCGGCGCGGATCGCCTACAACCGCCGCGAACGCTTCCTGCGTCAGCTGGCGGGCGGTTCGGGCAACGAACCGATCTTCGTGCGCGATTACGGGCAGTTCGACGGCAGCGTCGCGGTCAACGTGACCCCTGCGGTGCAGGTGTTCGTGGAGGGCACCAACCTGTTCAACTCGAAGTATTTCACCACCGGGCGCTTCGACAACCAGCTGCTGTCGTACCAGAACTTTGGTCCGCGCTACGACGCGGGCGTGCGCTTCTCGTTCTGA